The genomic segment GAAAAAATCGGCGCGATTGTGATGAATGCTAACCCGTTTACCCTCGGACACCGGTATTTGGTGGATCAGGCGGCGGGGCAGTGCGATGCCCTGCACCTGTTTGTGGTGCGTGAAGATGCCTCGTTCTTCCCGTTCTGCGCGCGCATTGATATGGTGCGCGCAGGCGTGGCGCATCTGCCGAACGTGGTGGTGCATGAAGGCTCGCAATACATCATCTCCCGCGCCACCTTTCCGGCCTATTTTCTGAAGGAGACTGGCAAGGTGCAGCAGGCGTGGAGCGAAATCGACGTGCTGATCTTCCGCGACTTTATCGCCCCGGCGCTGGGAATTACCCATCGTTTTATCGGCTCCGAGCCGTTTTGCGATATCACCCGCCAGTACAACCAGACGCTGCACGCCCTGCTTGCCTTGCATATCAAGGTGGTGGAGATGCCGCGCCTTAAGGCCACCGGCAACGCGATATCGGCCTCGGAAGTGCGCCGTTTACTCAAAACAGAGCAGTTTTCCCGGATCCGGGAGATTGTCCCGGACTCTACCTTCGCGCACCTTGAAACACATTACCGTGCGGGTGCGGAAGTCGCATAATTATCAGGATGTTAACATGAAAATTGTAAGGGAGGCGCTGGCCGGAACGCAGGAGTCCAGCGACCTGATGGTGAAAATCGCCCCCGCTCACGAGGAGCTGGAGATTGTCATCCACAGTGAAGTGATCAAACAGTTTGGCGAGCAGATCCGTCGGGTCGTCGACGACACATTGCGCGCCATGAATGTGCAGCAGGGGCTCATCATCATTGAAGACAAAGGGGCGCTGGACTGTGTGATCCGCGCCCGTCTGCAAAGCGCGCTTCTGCGTGCCGCAGAGGAACAGGGAATCCAGTGGGGGGCGCTGAAATGAGCAAACTCCGTCGCAGTATGCTGTTCCTGCCGGGCGCCAACGCCGCAATGCTCTCTACCGCGTTTATCTACCGTCCTGACTCCATCATGTTCGATCTTGAAGATGCGGTAGCCCTGCGCGAGAAAGACACCGCGCG from the unidentified bacterial endosymbiont genome contains:
- the citC gene encoding [citrate (pro-3S)-lyase] ligase; its protein translation is MQSQPIDFRHTVVARHPERLSQIRYLLADSGLGLDNDITLFVEAWSGAQLVGCAGLAANVIKCVAVNEQLRGENLSARLLAEVENAALERGHFHLFLCTRPCNMARFGRSGFWPIARSGDNAVLMENTPQGIERYCRSLVRQRRGGEKIGAIVMNANPFTLGHRYLVDQAAGQCDALHLFVVREDASFFPFCARIDMVRAGVAHLPNVVVHEGSQYIISRATFPAYFLKETGKVQQAWSEIDVLIFRDFIAPALGITHRFIGSEPFCDITRQYNQTLHALLALHIKVVEMPRLKATGNAISASEVRRLLKTEQFSRIREIVPDSTFAHLETHYRAGAEVA
- the citD gene encoding citrate lyase acyl carrier protein, encoding MKIVREALAGTQESSDLMVKIAPAHEELEIVIHSEVIKQFGEQIRRVVDDTLRAMNVQQGLIIIEDKGALDCVIRARLQSALLRAAEEQGIQWGALK